The following proteins are co-located in the Pseudarthrobacter siccitolerans genome:
- a CDS encoding peroxiredoxin: MTAALGAAPAAVPALGGPAPDFELANQFGEPVRLSSFRGQNVVLVFYPFAFSGICTGELCEIRDNLALFEDANATVLAVSVDSKFSLRAYAAQEGYTFDLLADFWPHGDVANAYGVFDPGSGMAKRGTFIIDAAGHVRYSVVNPRGQARDLQEYRDALAGLGQA; this comes from the coding sequence GTGACGGCAGCGCTTGGCGCTGCCCCTGCAGCTGTGCCTGCGCTGGGCGGGCCGGCACCTGACTTCGAGCTGGCCAACCAGTTCGGCGAACCTGTGCGGCTGTCATCCTTCCGCGGCCAGAACGTAGTCCTGGTGTTCTACCCGTTCGCCTTCTCAGGCATTTGCACGGGGGAACTGTGCGAGATTCGGGACAACCTGGCGCTGTTCGAGGACGCAAATGCCACGGTTCTGGCCGTGTCCGTGGACAGCAAGTTCAGTCTGCGCGCTTATGCCGCGCAGGAGGGGTACACCTTCGATTTGCTGGCAGATTTCTGGCCCCACGGTGACGTCGCCAATGCCTATGGCGTCTTTGACCCGGGCAGCGGCATGGCCAAGCGCGGTACGTTCATCATCGACGCCGCCGGTCATGTCCGCTACTCCGTGGTGAATCCCCGTGGCCAGGCCCGTGACCTTCAGGAATACCGCGACGCATTGGCCGGCCTGGGACAGGCCTGA
- a CDS encoding DUF3052 domain-containing protein, whose protein sequence is MSEADAATSVNVAEKLGFKNGDLIQEFGYDDDVDFDLRDDIEDLTGSELLDEDDHDVADAVIFWWRDGDGDLVDSLMDSLTTLSENGVVWVLTPKSGRDGYVSPADIQEAAPTAGLHVTTSAGVSKDWSAARLVMRKNK, encoded by the coding sequence GTGAGCGAGGCCGACGCCGCCACTTCGGTAAATGTGGCGGAAAAATTGGGTTTCAAGAACGGGGATCTGATTCAGGAGTTCGGTTACGACGACGACGTCGATTTCGACTTGCGTGACGATATTGAGGATCTCACCGGTTCCGAGCTGCTGGATGAGGACGACCACGACGTAGCGGATGCCGTCATCTTCTGGTGGCGCGACGGCGACGGGGACCTCGTGGACAGTCTGATGGATTCGTTGACCACACTCAGCGAAAACGGCGTTGTCTGGGTCCTGACTCCGAAGTCCGGCAGGGACGGCTACGTTTCACCGGCTGACATCCAGGAGGCCGCCCCAACAGCCGGCCTGCACGTGACAACCTCGGCTGGCGTCTCCAAGGACTGGAGTGCAGCCCGCCTGGTGATGAGGAAAAACAAGTGA
- a CDS encoding SDR family oxidoreductase, with translation MSSLFDLTGRVALVTGSSRGIGNALARALADAGATVVLNGINEERLKDAAAAMAVDFAPGRIHGVAFDVTDDAAAARGVAWVEEQVGPLEILVNNAGIQHRVPMLELDVKDWERVISTDLTSAFLVGREAARFMIPRGHGKIINICSVQTDLARPTIAPYVAAKGGLRNLTRAMTAEWAASGLQINGIAPGYIHTEMTQNLVDDEQFNSWILGRTPANRWGTVQDLAGPAVWLASSGSDFVNGQTIFIDGGMTVVV, from the coding sequence ATGAGTTCTCTTTTTGACCTGACGGGCCGGGTTGCGTTGGTGACGGGTTCGAGCCGGGGGATCGGCAATGCGCTGGCCCGGGCGTTGGCCGACGCCGGTGCAACGGTGGTGCTGAACGGCATCAATGAGGAGCGGCTTAAGGATGCCGCGGCCGCGATGGCTGTCGACTTCGCCCCCGGCCGCATCCACGGTGTTGCCTTCGATGTGACGGACGACGCCGCGGCGGCCCGTGGTGTCGCGTGGGTGGAGGAGCAGGTGGGGCCGCTGGAGATCCTGGTGAACAATGCCGGGATCCAGCACCGGGTGCCGATGCTGGAGTTGGATGTGAAGGACTGGGAGCGGGTGATCTCCACGGACCTGACCAGCGCGTTCCTGGTGGGCCGGGAGGCTGCCCGGTTCATGATTCCGCGCGGGCACGGGAAGATCATCAACATCTGTTCGGTGCAGACGGACCTGGCCCGGCCCACCATCGCCCCGTATGTTGCGGCGAAGGGCGGGCTGCGGAACCTCACCCGTGCCATGACCGCGGAGTGGGCGGCGTCCGGGTTGCAGATCAATGGGATCGCGCCGGGGTACATCCATACCGAGATGACGCAGAACCTGGTGGACGATGAGCAGTTCAATTCCTGGATCCTGGGCCGGACCCCGGCCAACCGTTGGGGGACGGTGCAGGACCTCGCCGGCCCGGCCGTGTGGCTGGCCTCCAGCGGGTCTGACTTCGTGAACGGGCAGACGATTTTTATTGATGGTGGAATGACGGTGGTGGTCTGA
- a CDS encoding IclR family transcriptional regulator: MADSRNSRSSDGLGSASPAPAVTRAAAVLDALAASATGRLTLSDLARELGIPKSSTSNLLLALEEARLISRQGAEFTLGRKLVELGAAYLSRLDEVQEFYRYCEQAPTLSGETVRIAMLDGTNVIYLARYEGHPAVRLTSNIGDKMPVSLCAVGKALIARLHDHDIDDMFSDDAELPVLTPKSIRTGAELKAQLRTIREQGYAFEDEESTTGVVCLAVSVPTRGAHGPSLGLSVTALKATYTQEQGSQMVKELHELARSLGSPMG, translated from the coding sequence ATGGCCGATTCCCGCAACTCCCGATCCTCTGACGGGCTGGGAAGCGCCTCGCCGGCCCCCGCCGTCACCCGTGCCGCCGCAGTACTGGACGCCCTCGCTGCATCGGCAACCGGAAGACTGACGCTTAGTGACCTTGCCCGCGAGCTGGGAATCCCCAAGTCCTCCACCTCCAACCTGCTCCTGGCGCTGGAAGAAGCCCGCCTCATCAGCCGGCAGGGGGCGGAGTTCACCCTGGGCCGCAAGCTCGTGGAACTCGGGGCGGCCTACCTGAGCCGGCTGGACGAGGTGCAGGAGTTCTACCGGTACTGCGAGCAGGCACCCACCCTTTCGGGCGAAACGGTGCGTATCGCCATGCTTGATGGAACCAACGTCATCTATCTGGCCCGCTACGAAGGGCATCCTGCCGTCCGGCTGACGTCCAATATTGGAGACAAGATGCCGGTTTCCCTCTGCGCGGTGGGAAAGGCCCTGATTGCCCGGCTGCATGACCACGACATCGATGACATGTTCAGTGACGATGCTGAGTTGCCCGTACTGACACCGAAATCAATCCGGACCGGCGCGGAGCTCAAGGCACAGCTGCGCACCATCCGGGAACAGGGTTACGCCTTCGAGGACGAGGAGTCCACCACGGGCGTAGTGTGCCTTGCGGTCTCGGTTCCCACCCGGGGTGCGCATGGTCCAAGCCTGGGACTTTCAGTCACCGCATTGAAGGCCACCTACACCCAGGAGCAGGGCTCCCAGATGGTCAAGGAACTCCATGAGCTGGCCCGTTCGCTCGGCAGCCCCATGGGCTAA
- a CDS encoding MFS transporter encodes MTTRTKAPQAEDGAVVDSDQLRRATLASSVGSALEYYDFYIYGLASALIFGPLFFAPLGESGAVIASFATYGVGFAARPFGGVVFGYIGDRFGRKMVLILTIGLMGMASFAIGLLPTFEQAGMLGAVLLVALRIIQGLGAGAEQAGATTLISEVAPRRRRGFFASLPFVGIQLGTLLGAGTFALMALADKTVLQGWLWRVPFLASFILIVIAVFIRLRLKETPVFQELEKHKAVVKNPVGQIWKHSKKNVLVGIGLRMGENGNSSIYSALLVSFISMPAGVFAGDKFIGPTGLLIAAAFAAVMVVTFGALSDRFGRVPVYRYGALFQAVIALPAFYLVTLGNVTLVWAVMVVGIALGVQSMLGPQCALLPELFGSQHRFTGVALSRELSAVLAGGFAPMIGVALLAATNHSWLVPAIYSLVLASISFATTFFTPETRGRDLVLVEDAG; translated from the coding sequence GTGACAACTCGTACTAAAGCACCGCAGGCTGAGGACGGCGCCGTCGTCGACTCGGACCAGCTGCGAAGGGCAACTCTTGCCAGCTCCGTAGGCTCCGCATTGGAGTATTACGACTTCTACATTTACGGCCTCGCCTCGGCGCTGATCTTCGGGCCGCTGTTCTTTGCTCCGCTGGGGGAAAGCGGGGCTGTCATCGCCTCCTTTGCAACCTACGGCGTCGGCTTTGCCGCCCGTCCCTTCGGTGGCGTCGTCTTCGGCTACATCGGGGACCGGTTCGGCCGCAAAATGGTCCTGATCCTCACCATCGGCCTGATGGGCATGGCAAGTTTCGCCATCGGCCTGCTGCCGACATTCGAACAGGCGGGAATGCTGGGTGCAGTCCTCCTGGTAGCTCTGCGCATTATCCAGGGCCTGGGGGCCGGGGCCGAGCAGGCCGGCGCCACCACGTTGATTTCTGAAGTTGCGCCGCGCCGGCGTCGTGGTTTCTTCGCCTCCCTGCCGTTCGTCGGCATCCAGTTGGGCACCCTCCTGGGCGCGGGCACCTTTGCACTGATGGCCCTGGCGGACAAGACCGTGCTGCAGGGCTGGCTCTGGCGGGTACCGTTCCTGGCGAGTTTCATCCTGATCGTGATTGCCGTCTTCATCCGCCTCCGGCTGAAGGAGACTCCCGTCTTCCAGGAACTGGAGAAGCACAAGGCCGTGGTGAAGAACCCGGTGGGCCAGATCTGGAAGCACTCCAAAAAGAATGTCCTGGTGGGCATCGGCCTGCGCATGGGTGAAAACGGCAACTCCTCCATCTACTCCGCGCTCCTGGTTTCCTTCATCAGCATGCCGGCCGGCGTCTTCGCCGGCGATAAGTTCATCGGCCCTACCGGCCTGCTGATCGCTGCCGCCTTCGCAGCAGTCATGGTGGTCACCTTCGGCGCCCTCTCCGACCGGTTCGGCCGCGTCCCCGTGTACAGGTACGGTGCCCTGTTCCAGGCAGTTATCGCACTTCCGGCGTTCTACCTGGTAACCCTGGGCAACGTCACGCTTGTCTGGGCGGTCATGGTGGTGGGCATCGCCCTGGGGGTGCAGTCCATGCTGGGCCCGCAGTGCGCGCTGCTGCCGGAACTGTTCGGATCCCAGCACCGGTTCACCGGCGTGGCACTGAGCCGCGAACTTTCAGCCGTCCTGGCCGGCGGCTTCGCCCCGATGATCGGCGTCGCACTACTGGCTGCCACCAACCATTCCTGGCTGGTCCCCGCCATCTACTCACTGGTGCTGGCATCGATCTCCTTCGCCACCACCTTCTTCACTCCTGAAACCAGGGGGAGGGACCTGGTGCTGGTGGAAGACGCCGGCTAG
- a CDS encoding Sir2 family NAD-dependent protein deacetylase, translating into MEQRRAGVGLTGFASMPPVAAANPSDEERRTLLRIRDVLAGSRFALLTGAGLSTDSGIPDYRGPGSPPRSPMTYQEFVKDAANRQRYWARNHIGWSHLRHADPNQGHYAAAELERRGYLTGLITQNVDRLHEDAGSVNVVDLHGRYDQVVCLGCHRTYSRRLLAGVLEELNPEFLSRAAESGLVEMAPDADATVEDQSLISSFVVAICPACGGTLKPDFVYFGENVPKDRVERSYRMVDEAHALVAAGSSLTVMSGLRFVRHAAKDGKPVIIINRGPTRGDDKASIKLEAGVSESLAWLAAELPPI; encoded by the coding sequence ATGGAACAGCGGCGCGCGGGGGTCGGCCTGACAGGCTTCGCGAGCATGCCGCCGGTGGCTGCAGCCAATCCCTCCGATGAGGAGCGCCGGACCCTGCTCCGGATCCGCGATGTCCTGGCCGGCAGCCGGTTTGCCCTGCTCACCGGTGCGGGACTGAGTACCGACTCCGGAATACCGGATTACCGTGGGCCAGGTTCGCCGCCGCGTTCGCCTATGACCTACCAGGAGTTCGTCAAGGACGCCGCCAACCGTCAACGCTATTGGGCCCGGAACCATATTGGCTGGTCCCACCTGCGGCACGCAGACCCGAACCAGGGCCATTATGCCGCTGCCGAGCTGGAGCGGCGCGGCTACCTCACCGGGCTGATTACCCAGAACGTTGACCGGCTGCACGAAGACGCAGGCAGTGTCAACGTGGTGGACCTCCATGGCAGGTATGACCAGGTGGTGTGCCTGGGGTGCCACCGGACGTATTCCAGGCGCCTCCTGGCAGGCGTGCTCGAGGAGTTGAACCCGGAGTTCCTGTCCCGGGCAGCGGAGTCAGGCCTCGTGGAAATGGCGCCGGACGCAGATGCCACCGTTGAGGACCAGTCGCTGATCAGCAGTTTTGTTGTTGCCATCTGCCCTGCCTGCGGCGGAACCCTCAAGCCGGATTTTGTGTACTTTGGCGAGAACGTGCCCAAGGACCGGGTTGAACGGTCGTACCGGATGGTTGACGAGGCGCATGCCCTGGTAGCCGCCGGATCGTCGCTGACGGTGATGAGCGGGCTGCGCTTCGTCCGGCATGCCGCCAAGGACGGCAAGCCGGTCATCATTATCAACCGCGGGCCCACACGCGGGGATGACAAGGCCAGCATCAAGCTGGAGGCCGGCGTCAGTGAATCCCTGGCCTGGCTTGCCGCTGAACTTCCGCCCATCTAG
- a CDS encoding NAD(P)-dependent oxidoreductase, which produces MQDRRAGFVGLGLMGLPMAANAISKGWQVTGWNRSPGPMLELQKLGGARAEQIADMRDLPAIIFMLPDLAHIEEAAAGLLSSWESKPPAPGTIVLVTSSVSPTGVKEFGRRIAALSLGNAQVVDAPVSGGTQGALDGTLAIMAGGDGDAFLRAEPLLRSMGTTVRHLGPLGAGSLAKACNQLVVGTTTAALAEAAELAERSGLDPAELFEVLQGGLAGSRVLDIVGPRLVSKDYTPTGPAKFMHKDLSFVLEAARVSGTAVPMTDAGVELYAELKRQGLGDQDLAVVRLAISQLSHTTAEAAEGTVHS; this is translated from the coding sequence ATGCAGGATAGAAGGGCGGGTTTTGTAGGCCTGGGACTGATGGGCCTGCCGATGGCAGCCAATGCCATCAGCAAGGGATGGCAGGTCACTGGCTGGAACAGGTCGCCGGGCCCCATGCTTGAGCTGCAAAAGCTCGGCGGCGCCCGCGCGGAACAGATTGCAGACATGCGCGACCTCCCGGCCATCATCTTTATGCTGCCGGACCTCGCCCATATCGAGGAGGCGGCCGCCGGGCTGCTTTCCAGCTGGGAAAGCAAGCCGCCGGCACCCGGCACCATCGTCCTGGTGACGAGCAGCGTTTCGCCCACAGGAGTGAAGGAATTCGGCCGGCGCATCGCGGCGCTGAGCCTTGGCAATGCGCAGGTAGTGGACGCTCCGGTCAGTGGAGGAACACAGGGTGCCTTGGACGGCACCCTCGCCATCATGGCCGGCGGGGACGGAGACGCCTTCCTGCGTGCCGAACCCCTGCTGCGCTCCATGGGTACCACGGTGCGGCATCTGGGCCCGCTCGGGGCAGGGTCCCTCGCCAAAGCTTGTAACCAGCTTGTTGTAGGAACCACGACGGCGGCGCTCGCCGAAGCCGCCGAACTCGCCGAGCGCTCCGGCCTGGACCCGGCTGAGCTCTTCGAGGTCCTGCAGGGAGGACTTGCCGGCAGCCGGGTGCTGGACATCGTCGGCCCCCGGCTGGTCAGCAAGGATTACACTCCCACCGGGCCGGCAAAATTCATGCACAAGGACCTGTCCTTCGTCCTGGAAGCAGCCCGCGTTTCCGGGACCGCAGTTCCCATGACGGACGCCGGCGTGGAACTTTATGCAGAGCTGAAGCGCCAGGGCCTCGGCGACCAGGACCTCGCCGTGGTGCGCCTGGCCATCTCCCAACTCAGCCATACAACTGCGGAAGCGGCGGAAGGAACAGTACATTCATGA
- a CDS encoding L-idonate 5-dehydrogenase, translated as MTLDTALPITGPAVVAHAANDLRIDELALTAPAADEAVIEVHYGGICGSDLHYWLHGAAGESILKAPLVLGHEISGTVVRAAADGTGPGAGTPVAVHPATPGPGAARFPADRPNLSPGCTYLGSAARFPHQDGAFSRYVNLPTRMLRSLPARIDLRTAALIEPASVAWHAVARAGEVAGKSALVIGSGPIGALAVAVLKRAGASRITAVDMHDKPLEIAKAVGADQVITAGDAGAIAAVEADVVIESSGNHHGLASAIQGATRGGTVVMVGLLPTGPQPVLISLAITRELELKGSFRFNDEIDDVITALADGSLHIEPVITHEYPVEQALEAFSVARDSAESGKVLLRFTS; from the coding sequence ATGACACTGGATACAGCACTTCCCATTACGGGTCCGGCGGTGGTGGCCCATGCCGCCAACGACCTCCGGATCGACGAACTGGCCCTTACCGCACCGGCCGCGGATGAGGCGGTGATCGAGGTGCACTATGGGGGCATCTGCGGTTCCGACCTGCATTACTGGCTGCACGGCGCGGCCGGTGAGTCGATCCTGAAGGCGCCGCTGGTGCTGGGGCACGAGATTTCCGGGACGGTGGTCCGTGCGGCCGCTGACGGGACCGGGCCCGGAGCGGGTACCCCGGTGGCGGTCCACCCGGCTACGCCCGGCCCTGGTGCTGCCCGGTTCCCGGCGGACCGGCCCAACCTGTCCCCGGGCTGCACGTACCTGGGCAGCGCGGCCCGGTTCCCGCACCAGGACGGTGCGTTCAGCCGGTACGTGAACCTTCCCACGCGGATGCTCCGGTCCCTGCCGGCGAGGATTGACCTGCGCACCGCGGCGTTGATTGAGCCGGCCTCCGTGGCCTGGCACGCAGTCGCGCGGGCGGGGGAGGTGGCCGGCAAGTCGGCGCTGGTGATCGGCAGCGGCCCCATCGGCGCGCTGGCCGTCGCGGTCCTGAAACGGGCCGGCGCGAGCCGGATTACCGCCGTCGACATGCATGACAAGCCTTTGGAAATCGCCAAGGCCGTGGGCGCGGACCAGGTCATCACCGCCGGTGATGCGGGGGCGATCGCCGCGGTGGAGGCCGACGTCGTGATTGAATCCTCGGGCAACCACCACGGGCTCGCCTCGGCCATCCAGGGCGCAACCCGCGGCGGCACCGTGGTCATGGTCGGGCTGCTGCCCACCGGCCCGCAGCCGGTGCTGATCTCCCTGGCCATCACCCGGGAACTTGAGCTGAAGGGCTCGTTCCGGTTCAACGACGAGATCGACGACGTCATCACCGCCCTCGCCGACGGCTCGCTCCACATCGAGCCCGTCATCACCCACGAATACCCCGTGGAACAGGCACTCGAAGCCTTCAGCGTGGCCCGCGACTCCGCAGAATCCGGAAAAGTACTCCTGCGCTTCACGTCCTGA
- a CDS encoding D-2-hydroxyacid dehydrogenase — MMNTMTSQTTVAIAVPLEAELVERIRAVDPSITVLYEPELLPPERFPADHAGDPGFQRSPDQEERYWAMINSAQVLYGIPNESPAGLARVAAGNPHLQWVHAMAAGAGGAVKASGLDQETLQKFKVTTSAGVHALPLAEFATMGILNGFKRTAELVRDQEAKVWPELRTPTRLVSGSRLVVAGLGEIGLETARLARALGMKVSGTKRSVEPLDGIEEVSDNHGLPALLAGADAVVNTLPGTPYTEKLFNRDIFAAMKPGTVFVNVGRGTVVDEEALLEALDNGQVSYACLDVFAVEPLPRNSPLWHHPKVLVSPHTSALSAAENRLIAERFCGNLRIFLAGGELPHLVDTVHFY, encoded by the coding sequence ATGATGAACACTATGACCTCGCAGACAACTGTTGCCATTGCCGTCCCGCTCGAAGCTGAGCTCGTGGAACGCATCCGCGCCGTTGACCCATCCATCACTGTTCTCTACGAGCCGGAGCTCCTGCCCCCGGAGCGGTTCCCGGCGGACCATGCCGGGGACCCCGGCTTCCAGCGCTCCCCTGACCAGGAGGAACGCTACTGGGCGATGATCAACAGCGCCCAGGTCCTTTACGGAATTCCGAACGAGAGCCCGGCGGGACTCGCCAGGGTTGCGGCCGGGAATCCGCATCTCCAATGGGTCCATGCCATGGCAGCGGGAGCCGGCGGTGCGGTAAAAGCCTCCGGGCTGGACCAGGAGACGCTGCAGAAGTTCAAAGTGACAACCTCCGCGGGAGTCCATGCGCTCCCCCTCGCCGAGTTTGCCACCATGGGAATCCTGAACGGCTTCAAGCGCACGGCCGAACTGGTGCGGGACCAGGAAGCCAAGGTTTGGCCTGAGCTCCGGACCCCCACGCGGCTGGTGAGCGGTTCCAGGCTGGTTGTGGCCGGGCTTGGCGAAATCGGCCTTGAGACTGCCCGCCTGGCGCGCGCCCTGGGCATGAAGGTCAGCGGCACCAAGCGGAGCGTGGAGCCGCTGGACGGAATCGAGGAGGTCTCGGACAATCACGGCCTTCCAGCCCTCCTTGCCGGCGCCGACGCCGTGGTGAATACCCTGCCGGGCACGCCGTACACGGAAAAGCTCTTCAACCGGGACATCTTCGCTGCCATGAAGCCCGGCACTGTTTTCGTCAACGTCGGCAGGGGAACAGTGGTGGACGAGGAAGCACTGCTTGAAGCCCTGGACAACGGGCAGGTATCCTACGCCTGCCTGGACGTCTTCGCGGTGGAGCCGCTCCCCCGGAACAGCCCGCTGTGGCATCACCCCAAGGTGCTGGTTTCACCGCACACATCCGCCCTCAGCGCTGCCGAGAACCGACTGATCGCCGAGCGGTTCTGCGGTAACCTCCGGATCTTCCTGGCCGGCGGGGAGTTGCCCCACCTCGTGGACACCGTGCACTTCTACTAG